The Chrysiogenia bacterium sequence ATGGGCGGCGACATGGGCGCGCTCATTCGAAGCATCAAGGGCCGGCTGCTCACGTTGGACGACGACACCCGCGTGTGCCCCGGACACGGACCCGAGACGAAGATCGGCCTGGAAAAACGGGTCAATCCGTTTCTCACCTGAGTGGCGAAGGGGAACACTCATGGAAGCCACCCAGACCTATCGCACCAGTGCCTCGCCAGTGGCACTGCTTCGCGCGGCCATCGGCGGCCCGGCCGAGATTCGCGGAAAGATCTCGCGCGCCGAGCAGACGTTCCGCACCTGGCGCGACCGGGGAGAGTTGCGCCGCCGGCTCACGCGCCTCAAAGAACTCGGCTACATCGATACACTCCCCACCCTGCCCCAGCTCGCCGTGGGGGCGCTCGATACGTTCCGATATTTCCTGATTCCCGGCAGCGACGACTTCTACCAGCAGAACGACATCAACTTCACGTTTCACCAGATCCTGCGCTGGCTCGACGATCCGGTCTCCATGCTCGATCCAATCGGCATCGTTTCCGAACGCGACGTGATCATCGGCCACATGCTGCAGGTCATCCACCACGACCCGATCTATGACTTGCAGCTCCTGCAGATGTTCCCCGACGGGCTCGAAGAGATGGAACGCCAGACCGAGCAGATCATCGCCGGCACGCACCCGCGCTCGCGCACGCTGCGGGCGACCATTGAAGACGTGCGCTACTACCCGGTGCTGCTCGAAAAGATCCAAACCTTCCGCGCAGATCCGCACGTGAAGCGCCTTGCCCAGGAAGACTTCTTTCGTTTCAAGGGAGAGAACTTCAAGCGCGCCGAGCTGACTTTTTCTACGCTTTCGGGTTTGCTGGCCTACTGCGCGCGGCTGCCAAAAAGCCCCGCGGCGCTGGCGCGCCATGTGCTCTTCAGCCGGGTCATTCCGCCAGAGCTGGCCGATCCGGGAGTCTAGTTACTGGGATTCGCGCTCGCGCTGGCAGTTCAGACACATTGGCGTCTCGGGCCGGGCCTTGAGGCGGCGGTAGCCGATGTCGTCCTCGCAGGACCGGCACAGGCCGTATTCGCCCGATTCCACCCACCGCAGCGCGGCCTGCACTTGCTGCAGGCGGGTTTCCTGGGCCTGCTGGTTGGCCTTGGCCATGGCCTGCTGCTGCATGGCATCCATGCGCGAGAGGCGCCCCACCGACTGCTGGTCGAGTTCCACGGTCCGCGCGCTCTCGCGGGTGCCGCGCAGCGTCCCCTCGAGCTGCTCCTTGAGGGCGAGCAGGTCGGCGCGCAGCTCCTCAATCTGTGCTTGCGTCAGCTCTTCTTCCATGCGAGATATGTGCCCCTTGCCGCGAAGTTTTCGCGCGGCGGCCCGGCATTTTCACTCTACCTGCCGGGAAGGGTGAGTCAACGTGAATGAAGCACGCAAACGGATTGCCGTTGTCGGCGGAGGCGCCGCCGGATACTTCGGCGCCATCGCCTGTGCCAACGCCCTTCGCGAGGCGGGCGTGAAGTCGCAGGTCATTGTCTTTGAGGGTTCCGACAAGGTCCTCGACAAGGTCCGCATCTCCGGTGGCGGGCGCTGCAACGTGACCAACGCGCAGCAGGACCCGCGCGAGCTGGTGAAGTTCTACCCGCGCGGTGCTCGTGAGCTGCGCGGCCCGCTCACCCGGTTCGGTCCGCGTGAAACGGCAGAATGGTTCACCGCGCGCGGCGTGGAGCTCAAGACCGAAGCCGACGGGCGCCTCTTTCCGGTCACCGATGATTCACGCACCATCGTTCACTGCTTAAAAGACGCGGCCCGCGCCGCCGGCGTTCGCGTGCGCATCGGCATTCGGATCAAGGCCCTCACCCGGGCCGAAGACGGACGGATCGGGCTGAGCCTCTCCGACGATACGACCGAGCATTTTGCGGCAGTGCTGCTCGCCACGGGCGGATCGCGCCCGGCCCTCAAGCTGGCGCTCGACGCCGGTCACGAAATCGAGCCGCCGGTCCCCTCGCTTTTTACCTTCAAGATCTCCGACGATCGGCTACGCGGAATGCAGGGCGTTTCCTTCGACAAGGCGCGGCTGCGCCTTCGCGCCGGCGCCGGCAAGCCGCTCGAGGAGACCGGCGCGGTGCTGATTACCCACTGGGGTCTGAGCGGCCCGGCCGTGCTGCGCCTCTCGGCATGGGGCGCCCGCGCGCTCTTCGAGAGCAAATACCGCGCGCGTCTGTTGGTCTCTTTCATTCCCGGCGAGAACGAGGAGTCGCTGCTCGCGTTTTTGCACCGGGAAAAGGACGCCCACCCCAAGCGCACCGTGCGCAAGTATCCCCACCCCGACGCGCCCCGGCGCTATTGGGAGAACCTGTGCGAGCTGGCCGGCATTGAGCCGACGCAGACCTGGGCCGAGGCAACAAAGAAGCAGATGCAGTATCTCGCACGCGAGCTCGGCGCAGCCGAGTTCGAGATCACCGGCAAGGGCGAATTCAAGGAAGAGTTCGTCACCTGCGGCGGCGTGCGGCTCAAGGAAGTGGACTTCCGTACCATGCAGAGCAAGCTGCTGCCCGGGCTCTACTTCGCCGGCGAGGTGCTCGACGTCGATGCGCTCACCGGCGGGTTCAACTTTCAGGCGGCCTGGACGACAAGCTGGATCGCAGGCCATGCCATCGCCGGGTCATTCGCCCAGGAATAGAAAGACATTCCCGGCCGCCTGCTTGAGGCGCCACCCCTGCCAACGGGCGACCCATTCCATCGTAGCAATGCTGTAGAAGCTCACGTGGGTGGGGTCGCCGTGATACCACCAGCTCCCGAAGTCTTCGGGCGGGACCTCCGTCCGGATTCCCAGCACCCCGCCCGGTGCCAGTGCCGCGCCGAGGCGCCCAAACTCCTTGCGGGGATTCGAAAAGTGTTCGGCCGCCTCGCAGCAGGTGATGAAGTAGTAGTGTTTCTCCAGCGGCGCTGCGTCGAGAAAGTAGAGCGGGTCGTAGTTCGTCACCGCGTAGCCCTCCCCCATCGCGCTTCCCATTCCCGGGCCCGGGCCGCAGCCGTAGTCGAGCCCCTGCGCCGGGACCGGCACATGCGCGCGCACCGGATCGGCGAGTGAGCGCAGGTAGTCGAGGTAGCGCGGATCATCCGGGTCGTTCTCGTGTTCGGCATAGACCGCGCGCTCGCCGCGCGCGTCCAGATGCTGCGCGGCCGGCACAAAGACCAGCCTGCACGTTGCACACTCAAAGTAGTCGCGCTCTCCAAGATGCGGGTCCGTTTTCCGGAAAAAGAGAGCGGCCCCTGCCGCCTCGCAGAGCGAGCACTTCACGCGGCGGCCTGACCTGCCGGAGGCACAGCCGGGCGCGCCCTTCGCTGCTGCCACCATTCCTCTGCCGTGGCGGGGAAGGCGATCGTCGTGATGACTGCCGCCATCAGGAGGAGCCGCCGGGGCTCACTCAGAGCGTCGATCCAGCCCTCCACCGACTGCAGCAGCATCACGATCACCAGGTGGAAGGCAAAGCAGATCAGTGGATGCTTTCCCACAAAGCGCAGCGGCCGCCAGGAAAATGCATTGGGGAAACGCCCGGCAATCACGGCCAGAACGAAACAGAACGCGGCAAAATTGATGACAAAGACAGGCGGGAAGATCGTCTTCCAGCGCAGTTCCGTGGCCAGCCACTGGGGGATCGGCCCGAACCACTCCCAGCGCGTCGCCAGTCCTGCCAGCACCACGACGATCGCGAGCCCGAGGGCGGGCGCGAAGACTTTCGGCGGGATGGCCTTGAGGAATCCCTTCGGATCCAGGCGCTTGTATCCCAGGTAGAGCCCCACCACGAAAATTGCCTGCCAGGCCAGCGGGTTGAACAGCCCGAGGTTCGAGCCTTCCACGTTCTCAAGAATCACACCGAACAGATAGAACCCACCCACCTGCATCGAAAACCAGAGGGCCGCCGAGATGCCGAGCGCCAGCGCCGGACCGCGTTCATGGAAAGAGCGCAGCACCCACGGTGTCATCAGCAGGTAGAGGCAGTACATCGGCAGGATGTCGTAGAAGGTCGGCTGGTAGAGCAGCATGCCCGCGAGGATGCCCTGGCGGACCGGGTGTTCCCCCATGACGGTGAAACCCCCGTCGCCCGCGATCATGGCGGGAAGGAACTGCGCGGTCACCAGCACAATCAGGAAGGTGCTCATGTGGGTGAGATAGATCTTCCACGCCTGCACGCGCGCCGCTCGCGAGAGGGCCTCGTAGCCCTTCTTTTGATAGAGCCGGCTGTATCCCCAGCCGATCACGATTCCCGAGATCATGATGAAGCCCGCCGCCGTGGGGGCCCAGCCGTGGGGATAGAAGGAGTAGTTCGAGATCCAGCCCGACGCGGCAAAGGGCCCCATCAGCAGGTGCTGGGAGAACATGTAGAGAACGAAGAACCCGCGCAGGGTATCGAGTGTGTGATCGCGATTCATCGCGGCGCCTCTTCCACCGGGCAGAGCCTAGCAGAGCTGCCCGGTCGCTACCACAGGGGCGTCTCGTCACAGAAGCTTTACAATTGCGGGCTACCCTGCGCTCCGCCAGGGGAGGCACCATGACCGGTCCAATCACGGAGTGTTTCAGCGAGAACTACGCGGAGGCCCGCGCCCGCTTTATTGGC is a genomic window containing:
- a CDS encoding TraR/DksA C4-type zinc finger protein — encoded protein: MEEELTQAQIEELRADLLALKEQLEGTLRGTRESARTVELDQQSVGRLSRMDAMQQQAMAKANQQAQETRLQQVQAALRWVESGEYGLCRSCEDDIGYRRLKARPETPMCLNCQRERESQ
- a CDS encoding NAD(P)/FAD-dependent oxidoreductase — its product is MNEARKRIAVVGGGAAGYFGAIACANALREAGVKSQVIVFEGSDKVLDKVRISGGGRCNVTNAQQDPRELVKFYPRGARELRGPLTRFGPRETAEWFTARGVELKTEADGRLFPVTDDSRTIVHCLKDAARAAGVRVRIGIRIKALTRAEDGRIGLSLSDDTTEHFAAVLLATGGSRPALKLALDAGHEIEPPVPSLFTFKISDDRLRGMQGVSFDKARLRLRAGAGKPLEETGAVLITHWGLSGPAVLRLSAWGARALFESKYRARLLVSFIPGENEESLLAFLHREKDAHPKRTVRKYPHPDAPRRYWENLCELAGIEPTQTWAEATKKQMQYLARELGAAEFEITGKGEFKEEFVTCGGVRLKEVDFRTMQSKLLPGLYFAGEVLDVDALTGGFNFQAAWTTSWIAGHAIAGSFAQE
- a CDS encoding class I SAM-dependent methyltransferase, with the protein product MPAAQHLDARGERAVYAEHENDPDDPRYLDYLRSLADPVRAHVPVPAQGLDYGCGPGPGMGSAMGEGYAVTNYDPLYFLDAAPLEKHYYFITCCEAAEHFSNPRKEFGRLGAALAPGGVLGIRTEVPPEDFGSWWYHGDPTHVSFYSIATMEWVARWQGWRLKQAAGNVFLFLGE
- the opgC gene encoding OpgC domain-containing protein, with the translated sequence MNRDHTLDTLRGFFVLYMFSQHLLMGPFAASGWISNYSFYPHGWAPTAAGFIMISGIVIGWGYSRLYQKKGYEALSRAARVQAWKIYLTHMSTFLIVLVTAQFLPAMIAGDGGFTVMGEHPVRQGILAGMLLYQPTFYDILPMYCLYLLMTPWVLRSFHERGPALALGISAALWFSMQVGGFYLFGVILENVEGSNLGLFNPLAWQAIFVVGLYLGYKRLDPKGFLKAIPPKVFAPALGLAIVVVLAGLATRWEWFGPIPQWLATELRWKTIFPPVFVINFAAFCFVLAVIAGRFPNAFSWRPLRFVGKHPLICFAFHLVIVMLLQSVEGWIDALSEPRRLLLMAAVITTIAFPATAEEWWQQRRARPAVPPAGQAAA